A genomic region of Nitrosopumilaceae archaeon contains the following coding sequences:
- a CDS encoding NAD(P)H-hydrate dehydratase: MTSKILQATTVKSFIPSRKFSSRKGDNGTVLVLGGSYFYHGAPILSSLAALRCGTDLVYTCVPKINVQATRAISPNLIVLPLVDAKLTRGAVHKLLGIIPKELDSATIGMGLAIQDVEALKLLVTSLLNKDVRLSLDASALVSDMLPIIKNKKVIVTPHAGEFKRLFGELPSDSKKERISIVEKYAKENSLTILLKGPTDIVSDGQKTYLNVKNTPAMTVGGTGDVLSGMVAGMLSKNRNPVEAAAAAVFINGKAGMLAQKKHGLHIVATDLLEFISDAMKPFDRVK, translated from the coding sequence TTGACAAGTAAGATTTTACAAGCTACTACAGTGAAAAGTTTTATTCCTTCAAGAAAATTTTCATCAAGAAAGGGTGATAATGGTACGGTTCTGGTTCTTGGTGGTAGTTATTTTTATCACGGTGCACCAATACTTTCATCTCTTGCTGCATTACGATGTGGAACCGATTTGGTGTACACTTGTGTGCCAAAAATAAATGTGCAAGCAACAAGAGCAATCTCGCCAAATCTTATCGTACTACCTTTGGTTGATGCCAAGCTTACAAGAGGTGCTGTACACAAACTACTTGGTATTATACCAAAAGAACTAGATTCAGCAACAATAGGGATGGGGTTGGCAATACAAGATGTTGAAGCATTAAAGTTGCTTGTAACATCGCTTTTGAATAAAGATGTAAGGCTCTCTCTTGATGCAAGTGCGTTGGTATCAGATATGCTACCTATAATTAAAAATAAAAAAGTTATAGTCACTCCACATGCAGGCGAATTCAAAAGATTGTTTGGAGAACTACCATCTGATTCTAAAAAGGAACGGATTTCAATTGTAGAAAAATATGCAAAAGAAAACTCTCTTACCATATTACTAAAAGGACCCACTGACATTGTCAGCGATGGGCAAAAGACATATCTGAATGTGAAAAATACGCCTGCAATGACTGTTGGTGGAACAGGAGATGTACTTTCAGGTATGGTGGCAGGAATGTTGTCAAAAAATCGTAATCCTGTAGAGGCTGCAGCGGCTGCTGTTTTTATAAATGGAAAGGCAGGGATGCTTGCCCAAAAAAAGCACGGGTTACACATTGTTGCAACCGATCTCTTAGAATTTATTTCTGATGCAATGAAACCATTTGACAGGGTAAAGTGA
- a CDS encoding M20/M25/M40 family metallo-hydrolase, with amino-acid sequence MQVLRYIDNNMKGLISDLQTLIRQPSVSAKNEGLEECARLVAKIMRNSGIHSEILYLRKGIPPVVYGEVKSKQNPKKTLLFYNHYDVQPAEPFDLWKDKPFSGKIKGNKIFGRGSADDKGELITRIKAVESYLKIEGDVPCNVKFLVEGEEEIGSMHIEKYLKKYKKKFSCDGVIWEFGYVDAKDRPIISLGMKGLLYVELSVTESIRDAHSSLAVLIENPAWRLLEALKTLRDVNGKILIKGWYDEVDVFTKEELKLIQTEPFDEKEFKKEYGIKRFVANKTGIAARKALVGEPTCNIAGFVSGYTGPGAKTVLPAQALVKIDFRLVPKMDPLKQLARLKQHLKSKGFGDIKINMIHGEAASKTKILDPFVSKVKEAANESFGRSIVSVSSAGTGPMYSFAKVLSAPCISIGSTYIFSRIHSPNEFARIDLLNKTTKCICRIMSKFD; translated from the coding sequence ATGCAAGTACTTCGATACATAGATAACAACATGAAAGGTCTCATTTCTGATCTTCAAACTTTGATAAGACAACCTAGTGTTTCTGCAAAAAATGAAGGTCTTGAAGAGTGTGCAAGACTTGTGGCAAAAATAATGAGAAATTCTGGAATCCATTCTGAAATACTTTATCTTAGAAAAGGAATTCCTCCAGTAGTATATGGTGAAGTAAAATCTAAACAAAACCCAAAGAAAACTTTGCTATTTTACAATCATTATGATGTACAGCCTGCAGAACCATTTGATCTTTGGAAAGACAAACCATTTAGTGGAAAAATTAAAGGTAACAAAATCTTTGGACGCGGTTCTGCTGATGACAAGGGCGAATTAATAACTCGAATTAAAGCTGTTGAATCTTATCTAAAAATAGAAGGCGATGTACCATGCAATGTAAAATTTCTAGTTGAAGGAGAAGAAGAAATTGGAAGTATGCATATTGAAAAATATCTAAAAAAATACAAGAAAAAATTTTCATGTGATGGAGTAATTTGGGAATTTGGATATGTTGATGCCAAAGATAGGCCAATAATCAGCCTTGGAATGAAAGGCTTGCTGTATGTTGAACTTTCAGTAACAGAATCAATACGCGACGCACATTCTAGTCTAGCTGTTTTAATTGAAAATCCAGCATGGAGACTTTTGGAGGCATTAAAAACACTTCGTGATGTTAATGGAAAAATACTCATCAAAGGCTGGTATGATGAAGTAGATGTATTCACAAAAGAAGAGCTTAAACTAATTCAAACTGAACCGTTTGATGAAAAAGAATTCAAAAAAGAATATGGAATTAAACGGTTTGTTGCAAACAAGACAGGAATTGCAGCAAGAAAAGCACTGGTAGGAGAACCAACATGTAACATTGCAGGCTTTGTTTCTGGTTATACTGGTCCTGGTGCAAAGACTGTTCTTCCTGCACAAGCACTAGTAAAGATTGACTTTAGACTTGTACCAAAAATGGATCCATTAAAACAACTTGCAAGACTAAAACAGCATCTTAAATCAAAGGGTTTTGGGGACATCAAAATAAACATGATTCATGGTGAAGCTGCATCTAAAACCAAGATTCTAGATCCATTTGTATCTAAAGTAAAAGAAGCTGCAAACGAATCATTTGGGAGATCCATAGTAAGTGTGTCCTCTGCTGGCACTGGGCCAATGTACTCTTTTGCCAAAGTTCTTTCTGCTCCATGTATCTCAATTGGAAGCACATACATTTTTTCTAGAATTCATTCTCCTAACGAATTTGCGAGAATAGATCTGTTAAACAAAACAACAAAATGCATTTGTAGAATAATGAGTAAATTCGATTAA
- a CDS encoding proteasome subunit beta yields the protein MPGATAVGITYDGGVVLASERRVAYGNFLVSKNTKKTFRITDYVGACCAGLVADMQVLAMQMRALTKIRKMELKREIPPNSVAKMMSSLMYERRYYPLLTQVIVGGVDGAPAIYTLDPLGSVLPDDYAAVGTGAEMALGVLDQEFKQGMKEKDAVTLAVKSIRSAIMRDAASGDGIDVLVVDKTGSREFTEN from the coding sequence ATGCCGGGTGCCACAGCTGTCGGAATAACTTATGATGGTGGCGTAGTCTTGGCAAGTGAAAGAAGAGTTGCTTATGGTAATTTTCTTGTTAGCAAGAACACAAAAAAGACATTTAGAATAACTGATTATGTTGGAGCTTGCTGTGCAGGATTAGTTGCTGATATGCAGGTTTTAGCAATGCAGATGCGTGCTCTTACAAAGATTAGAAAAATGGAATTAAAACGAGAGATTCCTCCAAACTCTGTTGCAAAAATGATGTCATCATTAATGTATGAGCGAAGATACTATCCTTTACTTACACAAGTTATTGTAGGCGGAGTTGATGGTGCACCAGCAATTTACACTCTGGATCCATTAGGTTCTGTGTTGCCAGATGATTATGCTGCTGTAGGAACTGGTGCAGAAATGGCACTTGGAGTTCTCGATCAGGAATTCAAGCAAGGCATGAAGGAAAAAGATGCAGTAACACTAGCAGTAAAATCTATCCGTTCTGCAATCATGAGAGATGCAGCAAGTGGAGATGGAATAGATGTGCTAGTAGTTGACAAAACTGGTTCTCGAGAATTCACTGAAAATTAA
- a CDS encoding PUA domain-containing protein has protein sequence MKSNLLSKSETAETLESIATQWKIEVPKTKNLTTHEISDSARLITADNFAAIKIDKIFIPFLSETSMLEKFPKVVVDMGAVKFVCNGATVMRPGIKNYSDFEKDQIVCIVEESRNKFLAVGRALVSSKELETMTKGEVVKNLHYISDEFWETAKGIKK, from the coding sequence TTGAAATCAAACTTATTATCAAAATCTGAAACTGCCGAGACACTAGAAAGTATTGCAACACAATGGAAGATAGAAGTTCCTAAAACAAAAAATCTTACTACTCATGAAATTTCAGATAGTGCAAGATTAATCACTGCAGATAATTTTGCTGCAATCAAGATAGATAAAATTTTCATTCCCTTTCTTTCTGAAACCTCAATGCTTGAAAAGTTTCCAAAAGTTGTGGTAGACATGGGAGCTGTGAAATTTGTATGCAACGGGGCAACAGTTATGAGACCAGGCATAAAAAATTATTCAGATTTTGAGAAAGATCAGATAGTATGCATTGTGGAAGAATCGCGCAACAAGTTTTTGGCAGTAGGAAGAGCGTTAGTATCAAGTAAAGAACTAGAAACTATGACAAAAGGCGAGGTAGTGAAAAATTTGCACTATATATCAGATGAGTTTTGGGAAACTGCAAAAGGGATTAAAAAATAA
- a CDS encoding homoserine dehydrogenase gives MRIILCGFGVVGQNFAKLLLSRSEDLYALHGLKPRIVGVFDSKGSAASSAGLDLNRLLEVKKKYGNIRKYHNKEKNANGLEMIKGMDAEVLIETTPSNYKDAEPGMSHIVNAMKNGLHVITVNKGPLALAFPSLIELATYNQVLLKFSGTVGGGTPILDYAKNSLRGERIVSFQGILNGTTNYILTNMANGMTFKTALADAKKRGYVEADESLDIDGFDAAAKLVILANWIMDMKVTIKDIKRIGIRDVTTSDIKKAATNNSAVKLIASCNKELLVSPQQISLEDPLCVNGTLNAITFNSEHSGQQTIIGRGAGGMETASSILRDLLDIKQEMSRR, from the coding sequence TTGCGCATAATATTATGTGGTTTTGGAGTTGTTGGTCAGAACTTTGCAAAACTCTTACTTTCGAGATCAGAAGATTTGTATGCACTTCATGGTCTAAAGCCCAGAATAGTGGGCGTTTTTGATAGTAAAGGATCTGCGGCATCCTCTGCAGGCCTTGATCTTAACAGACTTTTAGAAGTCAAGAAAAAATATGGTAATATAAGAAAATATCACAATAAAGAAAAAAATGCAAATGGGCTTGAAATGATCAAGGGAATGGATGCCGAAGTATTGATAGAAACAACTCCAAGTAATTACAAAGATGCAGAACCAGGAATGTCACATATTGTAAATGCCATGAAAAACGGTTTACATGTAATTACTGTAAACAAAGGACCGCTTGCTCTTGCATTTCCTTCATTAATTGAACTTGCAACATATAATCAAGTCCTGTTAAAATTTAGTGGTACGGTTGGCGGAGGTACACCAATTTTAGATTATGCAAAAAATAGCCTAAGAGGTGAAAGAATTGTTTCCTTTCAAGGAATTCTAAATGGTACAACAAATTACATACTAACTAACATGGCTAACGGAATGACTTTCAAGACAGCGCTAGCAGATGCAAAAAAAAGAGGATATGTAGAAGCAGATGAATCATTAGATATTGATGGTTTTGACGCTGCTGCTAAACTTGTCATACTAGCTAATTGGATAATGGACATGAAAGTTACCATAAAAGACATCAAGCGCATAGGGATTCGAGATGTTACGACTTCGGATATCAAAAAAGCTGCTACCAACAATTCTGCTGTAAAACTAATTGCATCATGTAATAAAGAATTACTAGTCTCACCTCAACAAATTTCTCTAGAGGATCCATTATGTGTAAACGGCACTCTAAATGCAATAACGTTTAATTCTGAACACTCTGGCCAACAAACAATAATTGGTCGTGGTGCTGGAGGAATGGAAACTGCCAGCTCCATACTGAGAGATTTGTTAGATATAAAACAGGAAATGTCAAGGCGTTGA
- a CDS encoding sulfite exporter TauE/SafE family protein, with translation MFEYLGLILLGFAAGIIGSMIGLGGGFVVVPILTFFGFSPQLAASDSLFAAFSNAVASTISYAKQKRIVYSLGLKLGLLSIPGTILGAYISDGITPASFKILFGIVLLASSIYIFLKRKMESKEHNISKQIMVLAVGASFFAGIISSLFGIGGGVIFVPLMVIAIGLSMKMAAPTSQFVLLFASASGMITHSLLGHPDFYQALFLSIGAFAGGLVGSRLSLQVEEKRLRILVTVVLVITAIKLFADSLRVPF, from the coding sequence TTGTTTGAATATCTAGGATTGATATTACTTGGATTTGCTGCAGGAATTATTGGCTCAATGATTGGGTTAGGAGGTGGATTTGTTGTTGTGCCGATTTTGACATTTTTTGGATTTTCACCTCAACTTGCAGCAAGTGATAGTCTTTTTGCTGCATTCAGTAATGCTGTAGCATCAACAATTTCCTATGCAAAACAAAAACGCATAGTATATTCACTTGGTTTGAAGCTAGGATTGCTTTCAATCCCAGGTACAATACTTGGGGCATACATTTCAGACGGAATTACTCCGGCATCATTTAAGATATTGTTTGGTATAGTACTTTTAGCATCAAGCATATACATTTTTTTAAAACGGAAGATGGAGTCCAAGGAACACAATATTTCAAAACAAATAATGGTATTGGCAGTTGGTGCAAGTTTTTTTGCAGGAATAATTTCAAGCCTGTTTGGTATAGGAGGTGGTGTGATTTTTGTTCCTTTAATGGTAATAGCAATTGGTCTCTCAATGAAAATGGCAGCGCCTACTTCGCAGTTTGTTTTGTTATTTGCATCTGCTTCTGGTATGATTACACACTCCCTTTTAGGCCATCCTGATTTTTACCAGGCGCTTTTTCTCTCAATAGGTGCATTTGCAGGAGGACTAGTTGGTAGCAGACTTTCACTACAGGTAGAAGAGAAAAGACTGAGAATTCTTGTTACGGTGGTACTTGTGATTACTGCCATCAAGCTTTTTGCTGATTCTCTGAGGGTTCCTTTTTGA
- a CDS encoding SDR family NAD(P)-dependent oxidoreductase, producing MLKFQGKVAVITGSGTGIGKAIAVKFAENGASIVILGRRKEPLEETAKGLKEIIGRVKSNAFVKIFAGVDVSDEEGVSRMFDELKSSGNVDILVNNAGVSGPVTCFANSPITEFKSTVAIHLTGTFWTSVQALKAMKKGCKIITISTFFTEERPLEQRPYRFRSPYTASQGAKNRLAEAMSWELTEKGIISIATNPGPVHSDRIYKTVYPKAAAEFMRVSGFETLTPQEVEEVNNDILPLMGESEQAVKEGIKNATTKLAKLKNITSESEIEKLDKTISSLLAKIQQIAEKIQNNTSKMIADEQFLSQSQVAETVLSLCDDEISKILNGKVIPGDRVFYPVKPHVSSSIPESQFDFNGKVIVLTADITESSDTSRVEFLAQNIEKNGGKVVILLSKNSPQQAQEQLSKFHSHPIDLSNPEQVKRFFKTASEKIGVISTIIHVTGKVPSFAKLIETTRSQWDGLVDKFINTPAIVGQEALNIFVPGGSKNPPLYKGKSGTIIIIGPDLPSGSKVSGSDRARVEVFRGALRPFATTVNQELSDVLKSNLRAFLVLPGSIDGIEPSNERIFSAIKYFSSGKATQSSEVIYCPDETRS from the coding sequence ATGTTAAAATTTCAGGGAAAAGTTGCAGTTATCACTGGTAGCGGCACTGGAATTGGAAAGGCCATAGCAGTAAAATTTGCTGAAAATGGTGCAAGCATTGTCATACTTGGCAGAAGAAAAGAGCCCCTTGAAGAAACTGCAAAGGGATTAAAAGAAATTATTGGTAGAGTAAAGAGTAACGCGTTTGTTAAAATTTTTGCAGGAGTTGATGTCAGCGATGAAGAGGGCGTATCACGCATGTTTGATGAACTAAAATCATCAGGTAATGTAGACATTCTAGTTAACAATGCAGGCGTTTCTGGACCAGTAACATGTTTTGCAAACTCACCAATTACAGAATTTAAAAGCACAGTTGCCATTCACCTTACAGGAACTTTTTGGACATCAGTTCAAGCACTAAAAGCGATGAAGAAAGGTTGCAAAATTATTACAATTTCAACATTTTTTACAGAAGAGCGCCCTCTAGAGCAAAGACCATACAGGTTTAGGAGTCCATACACCGCTTCACAGGGAGCAAAAAATAGACTAGCAGAGGCAATGTCATGGGAACTAACTGAAAAAGGAATTATTTCCATAGCAACAAATCCAGGCCCTGTGCATTCTGACAGAATTTACAAAACAGTATATCCAAAAGCAGCTGCTGAGTTTATGAGAGTCAGTGGTTTTGAAACTTTGACTCCACAGGAAGTAGAAGAAGTCAATAATGACATATTGCCCTTGATGGGAGAATCAGAACAAGCAGTAAAAGAAGGAATTAAAAATGCAACTACAAAATTAGCAAAACTAAAAAACATTACATCAGAATCTGAAATAGAAAAACTTGACAAAACAATTTCTTCCTTGCTTGCAAAGATTCAGCAGATTGCAGAAAAAATTCAAAACAACACAAGTAAGATGATTGCTGATGAGCAATTTTTGTCCCAGTCTCAAGTGGCAGAAACAGTACTGTCTTTGTGTGATGATGAAATATCAAAAATTCTCAATGGTAAAGTCATACCAGGAGATAGAGTATTTTACCCAGTCAAGCCACATGTTTCATCATCTATTCCTGAATCACAATTTGACTTTAATGGTAAGGTTATCGTGCTTACTGCTGATATTACAGAGAGCTCTGATACATCACGTGTAGAATTTCTTGCCCAAAATATTGAAAAAAATGGGGGCAAAGTAGTTATCCTCTTATCAAAAAACAGTCCCCAGCAAGCACAAGAACAGCTATCTAAATTTCATTCACATCCAATTGACTTGTCAAATCCAGAACAAGTAAAAAGATTTTTCAAAACTGCCTCAGAAAAAATAGGAGTAATTTCAACTATAATTCATGTAACAGGCAAAGTTCCATCTTTTGCAAAACTAATAGAAACAACCAGATCACAATGGGATGGGTTGGTTGACAAATTCATAAACACTCCAGCAATAGTTGGGCAGGAAGCTCTCAATATTTTCGTACCTGGAGGTTCCAAGAATCCACCACTTTACAAGGGAAAATCAGGCACCATAATAATCATAGGTCCTGACTTGCCATCAGGCTCAAAAGTATCTGGCTCAGACAGAGCAAGAGTAGAGGTATTTCGAGGAGCGCTACGACCATTTGCTACAACTGTCAATCAAGAGCTAAGTGATGTGCTCAAATCAAATCTAAGAGCATTCCTAGTTTTGCCAGGAAGTATAGATGGAATAGAACCAAGTAATGAAAGAATTTTTAGCGCAATCAAATATTTCAGTTCTGGAAAAGCCACACAGAGCTCTGAGGTTATTTACTGTCCTGATGAAACAAGATCCTGA
- the endA gene encoding tRNA-intron lyase — protein MKGELIENRIVVWNIQDSRTLFVNGYYGKPVGIAKPKPEEITVPLILDLIEGLYLVQKSKIKVFKAKKLLTENNLLEICRGEYHNFDKKYLVYKDFRDKGYIVNPGIKFGCDFAVYQKGPGIDHAPYLVQVYNTGDTVSATSVVLAGRLATTVKKQFILAIPRGEKKVDCLALDWWRA, from the coding sequence TTGAAAGGCGAATTAATAGAAAACAGAATTGTAGTATGGAACATCCAAGATTCACGCACTCTATTTGTGAATGGATATTATGGCAAGCCAGTGGGCATTGCCAAACCAAAACCAGAAGAAATCACAGTACCATTAATTTTAGATCTTATAGAAGGATTGTACCTAGTACAAAAATCAAAGATAAAAGTATTCAAGGCAAAAAAACTTCTAACAGAAAACAATCTACTTGAAATTTGCAGAGGTGAATACCACAACTTTGACAAAAAATATCTAGTCTACAAAGATTTCAGAGACAAGGGCTACATTGTAAATCCCGGAATTAAATTTGGTTGTGATTTTGCAGTATATCAAAAAGGCCCAGGTATTGACCATGCTCCATATCTAGTTCAGGTGTACAATACTGGTGATACTGTCTCTGCTACAAGTGTAGTTTTAGCAGGAAGACTGGCAACAACAGTAAAAAAACAATTCATCTTGGCAATTCCACGAGGTGAGAAGAAAGTAGATTGTCTAGCGTTAGATTGGTGGAGAGCTTAG
- a CDS encoding Lrp/AsnC ligand binding domain-containing protein, translating to MDNTYEIQTPHEMATAHIILRCKPGFEKHVIENLEKINGVTNIHRTVGQFDILAKVEATDHESLRKIIRWKIFKSDYIESITTLMCVRKSLCVVVS from the coding sequence ATGGACAATACTTATGAAATACAAACTCCTCATGAAATGGCTACTGCTCACATAATTCTAAGATGTAAACCAGGTTTTGAAAAACACGTTATTGAAAACCTTGAGAAAATTAATGGTGTTACGAATATTCATAGAACTGTAGGTCAATTTGATATATTGGCTAAAGTAGAAGCAACAGACCATGAATCTTTAAGGAAAATAATTCGTTGGAAGATCTTCAAAAGTGATTACATTGAATCTATTACAACATTGATGTGTGTAAGGAAGTCGTTATGTGTAGTTGTGAGCTAA
- a CDS encoding alkaline phosphatase family protein yields MTKILTTTIAALMMASLFLSSTSWAIDPSTTTPIKHVVVIFQENVSYDHYFATYPNAANPAGEPKFKASENTPSANGLTQALIDNNPNSKKPFRLDNTLSQLITCDENHDYKPEQLAFDGGLMDKFVETVSNTGPGCNPDGSTVMGYYDGNTVTAMWNYAQHFAMSDNSFGTTFGPSTPGMLNLVSGETGNVTTSDVVDTVTHHTVIGDPDGAFDDCSSFAPTAMGGKNVGDLLNAKGVTWGWFQGGFKPSTPWDGNPAHKAKCKSSHLNIGGANVTDYSAHHEPFEYYASTANQHHLPPASVNEIGHNGQANHQYDITDFWTAVDAGKMPAVSFLKAAKYQDGHAGYSDPIDEQHFIVDTINKLQKTDEWKNTAVIISYDDSDGWYDHVMSTILNQSNDPAQDVACGTTKLGAYQDRCGYGPRLPLMVISPYAKENFVDHSVTDQSSILKFIEDNWNIGQIPDPQSFDRKAGSLNNMFNFEQGDTDKLILDPKTGNK; encoded by the coding sequence ATGACAAAAATTCTAACAACAACTATCGCAGCACTAATGATGGCATCTCTATTCCTCAGCAGTACAAGCTGGGCAATTGATCCATCAACAACAACACCAATCAAGCATGTAGTGGTCATATTCCAAGAAAACGTTTCATATGATCATTATTTTGCCACATATCCAAATGCAGCAAATCCAGCTGGTGAACCTAAATTCAAGGCATCAGAAAATACACCATCTGCAAACGGTTTGACACAGGCACTCATTGACAACAATCCCAATTCCAAAAAACCATTCAGATTAGACAACACATTATCGCAACTAATAACATGTGATGAGAATCATGACTACAAACCAGAGCAATTAGCCTTTGATGGCGGATTGATGGACAAATTCGTAGAAACAGTTTCTAATACTGGTCCTGGCTGTAATCCCGATGGTAGCACTGTAATGGGATACTACGATGGAAACACCGTCACAGCAATGTGGAATTATGCACAACACTTTGCTATGAGCGACAATTCATTTGGTACTACATTTGGTCCATCTACTCCAGGAATGTTGAACTTGGTTTCAGGTGAAACTGGTAATGTCACAACATCTGATGTTGTAGACACCGTTACACATCATACTGTAATTGGAGATCCAGATGGAGCATTTGATGATTGTTCAAGCTTTGCACCAACAGCTATGGGTGGAAAGAACGTGGGTGATCTTCTAAATGCTAAAGGAGTTACTTGGGGATGGTTCCAAGGTGGCTTTAAACCAAGTACACCATGGGATGGTAATCCAGCACACAAGGCAAAATGCAAATCATCGCACTTGAATATCGGTGGTGCTAATGTAACTGATTACAGCGCACACCACGAACCATTTGAGTATTATGCCTCAACTGCAAATCAACATCACCTTCCTCCAGCATCAGTTAATGAGATAGGTCACAATGGCCAAGCAAACCACCAGTATGATATTACTGACTTTTGGACAGCAGTAGACGCTGGAAAGATGCCAGCAGTAAGCTTCCTTAAAGCAGCAAAGTATCAAGATGGACATGCAGGTTACTCTGATCCTATAGATGAGCAGCACTTTATTGTTGATACAATCAACAAGCTCCAAAAAACGGATGAGTGGAAGAATACTGCAGTAATCATCTCATATGATGACTCAGATGGGTGGTATGATCACGTGATGTCTACAATTCTCAACCAGTCAAATGATCCTGCACAGGATGTTGCCTGCGGAACTACAAAACTAGGTGCTTATCAGGATAGATGTGGTTATGGCCCAAGATTGCCATTGATGGTGATATCTCCATATGCAAAGGAGAACTTTGTCGACCATTCAGTGACTGACCAATCCTCAATACTCAAATTCATTGAGGATAACTGGAATATTGGACAGATACCAGATCCACAATCGTTTGATAGAAAAGCAGGTTCGTTGAATAACATGTTCAACTTTGAACAAGGTGATACGGATAAGCTTATCCTAGATCCAAAAACTGGAAACAAATAA
- a CDS encoding thymidylate kinase — protein MKQNTKKQFEKRTVEFYGHGIKNLEDVEIKGRLIVIEGPDASGRSTEIELITAKLEADGHAVLNTGLKRSELVSRGILEAKRDYNLGRKTLALFYAADFADQFEYKIIPALQAGYIVLADRYIYTLIARNVVRGLNRKWSHNLYGFAIKPDLVFYLDVDPNILIHRVFQKNSSLDHYESGADLGLSDDMFESFLIYQRMISKEFHMMQKRYGLIPINGNRPVSEINADLQKRINLFLEKNL, from the coding sequence ATGAAACAAAATACAAAAAAACAATTTGAAAAAAGAACCGTAGAATTTTACGGTCATGGCATAAAAAACTTGGAAGATGTTGAGATCAAAGGCAGATTAATCGTTATTGAAGGACCTGATGCTTCTGGAAGAAGTACAGAAATTGAGCTGATCACAGCAAAATTGGAGGCAGATGGTCATGCAGTTTTGAATACCGGCTTGAAGCGCTCAGAATTAGTAAGTAGAGGAATATTAGAGGCAAAGAGAGATTACAACCTAGGAAGGAAAACACTAGCACTGTTTTATGCTGCAGATTTTGCTGACCAATTTGAATATAAAATAATACCGGCTTTACAAGCTGGCTACATTGTACTTGCAGACAGATACATCTACACACTCATAGCTAGAAACGTAGTAAGAGGATTAAATCGAAAATGGTCCCATAATCTGTATGGTTTTGCTATAAAACCAGACCTTGTTTTTTATTTGGATGTAGATCCCAATATACTAATACATCGAGTATTTCAAAAGAATTCCTCGCTTGACCATTATGAATCAGGTGCAGATCTAGGACTTTCAGATGACATGTTTGAATCATTTTTAATATATCAAAGAATGATTTCCAAGGAATTTCACATGATGCAAAAAAGATACGGGCTTATACCAATAAATGGAAACAGACCAGTATCTGAAATTAATGCTGATCTACAAAAAAGAATAAACCTGTTTCTTGAAAAAAATCTATAA